From Vigna unguiculata cultivar IT97K-499-35 chromosome 5, ASM411807v1, whole genome shotgun sequence, the proteins below share one genomic window:
- the LOC114185979 gene encoding persulfide dioxygenase ETHE1 homolog, mitochondrial, whose protein sequence is MLPNMLRFCFTTLCASKASPIPLSVSVSKAILKPTRVRSQMASFSSSSFSSSKLLFRQLFEKESSTYTYLLADASHPERPALLIDPVDKTVDRDVLLIEQLGLKLVYALNTHVHADHVTGTGLLKSKVPGVKSVISKASGATADLYLEPGDKVHFGDFFLEVRATPGHTKGCVTYVTGDAPDQPQPRMAFTGDAVLIRGCGRTDFQGGSSEQLYKSIHTQICTLPKNTLIYPAHDYRGFTVSTVGEEMEHNPRLTKDEEKFKNIMANLNLPYPKMIDIAVPANMVCGIQSNQ, encoded by the exons ATGCTGCCAAACATGCTGCGATTCTGCTTCACCACACTCTGCGCTTCCAAAGCCTCGCCTATTCCTCTCTCTGTTTCCGTCTCTAAAGCAATTCTCAAACCCACAAGGGTCAGATCGCAAATGGCTTCTTTctcctcttcctctttctcttcctcCAAGCTATTGTTCCGCCAGCTCTTTGAGAAGGAATCGTCCACCTATACCTACCTTCTCGCGGATGCCTCTCACCCAGAAAGACCAGCCCTC TTGATTGACCCGGTTGATAAAACTGTAGATAGAGACGTGTTGCTTATTGAGCAACTGGGGTTGAAGCTTGTGTATGCCTTGAACACACATGTGCATGCGGATCATGTCACTGGGACTGGCCTTCTCAAG AGCAAAGTACCCGGTGTAAAATCTGTTATTTCAAAAGCAAGTGGTGCAACGGCCGATCTTTATCTTGAGCCAGGTGATAAGGTCCATTTTGGTGATTTTTTTCTTGAG GTCCGTGCAACTCCTGGTCATACCAAAGGTTGTGTTACCTATGTTACTGGAGATGCACCTGATCAACCTCAACCAAGGATGGCATTCACTGGAGATGCCGTATTAATACGTGGATGTGGAAGAACAGATTTTCAG GGTGGGAGTTCAGAGCAGCTTTACAAATCAATCCATACACAG ATTTGTACATTGCCCAAGAATACGTTAATTTATCCAGCTCATGACTACAGAGGATTCACT GTAAGCACTGTTGGAGAGGAGATGGAACATAATCCACGTCTGACAAAGGATGAG GAAAAGTTCAAGAACATCATGGCAA ATCTTAACTTGCCATATCCTAAAATGATTGACATAGCTGTCCCAGCTAATATGGTTTGTGGAATCCAGTCCAATCAATAA